One segment of Streptomyces sp. NBC_00576 DNA contains the following:
- a CDS encoding aldehyde dehydrogenase family protein yields MASVSASPFSSAFEYAPAPESRAVVDIAPSYGLFIDGEFVEAAEGRVFKTVSPSTEEVLSEVAQAGEADVDRAVKAARKAFEKWSALPGSERAKYLFRIARIIQERSRELAVLETLDNGKPIKETRDADLPLVAAHFFYYAGWADKLGHAGFGTNPRPLGVAGQVIPWNFPLLMLAWKIAPALATGNTVVLKPAETTPLSALFFADICRQAGLPKGVVNILPGYGDTGAALVAHPDVNKVAFTGSTAVGKEIARTVAGSRKKLTLELGGKGANIVFDDAPIDQAVEGIVTGIFFNQGQVCCAGSRLLVQESIQDELLDSLKRRLSTLRLGDPLDKNTDIGAINSAEQLARITSLVAAGEAEGAERWSPACELPSSGYWFAPTLFTNVTQAHTIARDEIFGPVLSVLTFRTPDEAVAKANNTQYGLSAGIWTEKGSRILAVANKLRAGVVWSNTFNKFDPTSPFGGYKESGFGREGGRHGLEAYLDV; encoded by the coding sequence ATGGCATCCGTATCCGCATCCCCTTTCAGCTCCGCATTCGAGTACGCCCCGGCGCCCGAGTCCCGCGCCGTCGTCGACATCGCCCCCTCCTACGGCCTGTTCATCGACGGCGAGTTCGTGGAAGCCGCCGAAGGCAGGGTCTTCAAGACGGTCTCCCCCTCCACCGAGGAGGTCCTCTCCGAGGTCGCCCAGGCGGGCGAGGCGGACGTCGACCGTGCGGTGAAGGCCGCCCGCAAGGCGTTCGAGAAGTGGTCGGCGCTGCCCGGCTCCGAGCGCGCCAAATACCTCTTCCGCATCGCCCGCATCATCCAGGAGCGCAGCCGTGAGCTCGCCGTCCTGGAAACCCTGGACAACGGCAAGCCCATCAAGGAGACGAGGGACGCCGATCTGCCCCTCGTCGCGGCGCACTTCTTCTACTACGCCGGCTGGGCCGACAAGCTCGGCCACGCCGGCTTCGGAACGAATCCGCGCCCCCTCGGCGTCGCGGGCCAGGTCATCCCCTGGAACTTCCCTCTCCTGATGCTGGCCTGGAAGATCGCCCCGGCCCTGGCTACCGGCAACACGGTCGTGCTCAAGCCCGCCGAGACGACGCCTCTCTCCGCCCTCTTCTTCGCGGACATCTGCCGCCAGGCGGGCCTGCCCAAGGGCGTCGTCAACATCCTTCCCGGCTACGGCGACACGGGCGCCGCGCTCGTCGCGCACCCGGACGTCAACAAGGTCGCGTTCACCGGCTCGACCGCCGTCGGCAAGGAGATCGCGCGCACCGTCGCCGGCAGTCGTAAGAAGCTCACCCTCGAACTGGGCGGCAAGGGCGCCAACATCGTCTTCGACGACGCCCCCATCGACCAGGCGGTCGAGGGCATCGTCACCGGCATCTTCTTCAACCAGGGCCAGGTCTGCTGCGCGGGCTCCCGGCTCCTCGTACAGGAGTCGATCCAGGACGAGTTGCTCGACTCGCTCAAGCGCCGTCTGTCCACGCTCCGCCTCGGTGACCCGCTGGACAAGAACACGGACATCGGCGCGATCAACTCCGCCGAGCAGCTCGCCCGGATCACCTCGCTCGTCGCGGCGGGCGAGGCGGAGGGCGCCGAACGCTGGTCGCCGGCCTGCGAACTCCCGTCCTCCGGCTACTGGTTCGCCCCGACGCTCTTCACGAACGTCACCCAGGCGCACACCATCGCCCGCGACGAGATCTTCGGCCCGGTGCTCTCGGTCCTCACCTTCCGCACCCCGGACGAGGCCGTCGCCAAGGCCAACAACACCCAGTACGGCCTGTCGGCGGGCATCTGGACGGAGAAGGGTTCACGGATCCTCGCCGTGGCCAACAAGCTTCGCGCCGGCGTCGTCTGGTCCAACACGTTCAACAAGTTCGACCCCACCTCGCCGTT